One window of Bacteroidota bacterium genomic DNA carries:
- a CDS encoding CcmD family protein — protein sequence MLLSPSYSTDYDVPVTLVAQADTSTVQGETTPPTAAADSTGPIATLEDIPVQEFEGLDRIMLAEDRLPVVLAVVLVVWIGVLLMLARTDRRLSQLERDVDRDTSS from the coding sequence ATGTTGCTCTCACCGTCCTACTCGACAGACTACGACGTGCCCGTGACCCTGGTCGCGCAGGCCGACACGAGCACGGTGCAGGGCGAGACGACGCCCCCTACCGCTGCAGCGGACAGCACGGGTCCTATCGCCACCCTCGAAGACATCCCAGTCCAGGAGTTTGAGGGGCTCGACCGCATCATGCTCGCGGAGGATCGCCTCCCGGTCGTGCTCGCGGTCGTGCTGGTGGTCTGGATCGGGGTGCTGCTGATGCTTGCCCGGACGGATCGCCGTCTGAGCCAACTGGAGCGCGACGTCGACCGCGACACCTCCTCGTAA
- a CDS encoding cytochrome C assembly protein → MTAHDLPTPRTGWPYRLLTIVAAIWVTVVIVVSLLGDIAWLPILEHTARNLYFHLPLWLALFVFSLIAAYHSVRVLQSGRRIHDVRAEQAMVVSVGAGLMAMVTGVVWGRFTWYVGTDIWWNGDPRQVMVAVQLLIGGAYFVLRGALEEPRRRARIAAAYCLFAATTLPFLIYVLPRRMASLHPGAEGNPAFSEMDIAPQMRIVLYASLIGFQLLFYWIYVQRVRVRVLEERRRDREEAQLVGAL, encoded by the coding sequence GTGACTGCCCACGACCTCCCCACCCCGCGCACCGGCTGGCCCTACCGTCTCCTCACGATTGTCGCCGCGATCTGGGTGACGGTGGTGATCGTCGTGTCACTACTCGGCGACATCGCGTGGCTGCCCATCCTAGAGCACACGGCGCGCAACCTCTACTTCCACCTCCCCTTGTGGCTCGCGCTGTTCGTCTTCTCGCTCATTGCGGCCTACCACTCCGTCCGAGTGCTGCAAAGCGGCCGACGCATCCACGACGTGCGCGCCGAGCAAGCCATGGTCGTCTCCGTGGGCGCGGGGCTGATGGCGATGGTGACGGGCGTCGTCTGGGGGCGCTTCACGTGGTATGTCGGCACCGACATCTGGTGGAACGGCGACCCGCGCCAGGTGATGGTCGCGGTGCAGTTGCTCATCGGTGGGGCCTATTTCGTGTTGCGCGGCGCGCTGGAGGAGCCGCGGCGCCGCGCCCGCATCGCGGCGGCCTATTGCCTCTTCGCCGCGACGACGCTCCCGTTCTTGATCTACGTGCTGCCGCGCCGCATGGCGAGCCTGCACCCTGGCGCGGAGGGCAACCCAGCGTTCAGCGAGATGGACATCGCCCCGCAAATGCGCATCGTGCTCTACGCGTCGCTCATCGGCTTCCAGCTGCTGTTCTACTGGATCTACGTACAGCGCGTGCGGGTGCGCGTGCTCGAAGAGCGCCGTCGCGATCGCGAGGAGGCGCAACTGGTAGGTGCACTCTGA
- a CDS encoding heme exporter protein CcmB → MFFRATWAVFRKDVQLELRSRYAINALGMFVAASLVLVLFALGQTEISPPVRAALLWIVILFAACVGLGRAFVAEEERGTTLLLQLHVPPSAVYAGKLLYNAALTLALNLAAAAGFLLVTGAEIAAPGVLLLTLVLGAIGLAGATTLLAAMIARASGGAPLLAVLAFPVLVPLLFSVVNLTERATRPFTAGLWTEALPDLTSLVGFAGLLITASSLLFEYVWTE, encoded by the coding sequence GTGTTTTTCCGCGCCACCTGGGCCGTTTTCCGGAAGGATGTGCAACTTGAGTTGCGCAGCCGCTACGCTATCAACGCGCTCGGCATGTTTGTCGCCGCGTCGCTGGTGCTGGTCCTGTTCGCGCTTGGGCAGACGGAGATCTCGCCGCCGGTGCGGGCCGCGCTGCTGTGGATCGTGATCCTGTTCGCGGCGTGCGTGGGGCTCGGTCGTGCCTTCGTCGCCGAGGAGGAACGCGGCACCACGCTGCTCCTGCAGCTGCATGTGCCGCCGAGCGCCGTGTATGCGGGCAAGCTCCTGTACAATGCTGCGTTGACCCTTGCCCTCAACCTGGCGGCCGCGGCTGGTTTCTTGCTCGTCACCGGGGCGGAGATCGCGGCACCGGGCGTGCTCCTGCTCACACTCGTGCTCGGGGCCATCGGCCTCGCCGGGGCCACCACGCTCTTGGCGGCGATGATCGCGCGGGCGTCCGGAGGTGCGCCGTTGCTGGCGGTGCTCGCGTTTCCGGTGCTGGTGCCGCTGCTCTTCTCGGTGGTCAACCTGACCGAGCGCGCCACGCGCCCCTTCACGGCGGGGCTGTGGACGGAGGCGCTGCCCGACTTGACGTCGCTCGTGGGCTTTGCCGGCCTCCTCATCACGGCGTCGTCGCTCCTGTTCGAGTACGTGTGGACGGAGTAG
- a CDS encoding DUF2071 domain-containing protein, producing the protein MLDLSPPATAHRPWTVPSSPWVLSMRWASLTFLHWPVPVAALRPLIPNELEVDTYAGEAWIGVVPFRMEQTKVRGLPLVPGTHTFGEFNVRTYVRHAPTGRAGVWFFSLDAASFLAVWAARASFGLPYFTAEISVAHDVAVMKGSQLTDPAVAESDVVRYFSRRTHRGAPEAAFRATVLPMNSLVSAEPSSLTHWFTERYALFAKRFGKLVTGDIHHRPWPLRPAEARIEANTLVSAWGIDLPDVAPYAHYAEAVDVVAWPPRVVG; encoded by the coding sequence ATGCTCGACCTGTCTCCCCCGGCTACCGCGCACCGTCCGTGGACGGTTCCGTCTTCGCCGTGGGTGCTGTCGATGCGGTGGGCGTCGTTGACGTTTCTACATTGGCCGGTGCCCGTCGCCGCGCTTCGCCCGCTCATCCCAAACGAGCTGGAGGTGGATACCTACGCTGGCGAGGCGTGGATCGGCGTGGTGCCATTTCGGATGGAGCAGACCAAGGTGCGCGGGCTCCCGCTCGTCCCGGGCACGCACACGTTTGGCGAGTTCAACGTGCGGACCTACGTGCGTCACGCGCCCACTGGCCGCGCAGGCGTATGGTTCTTCAGCCTCGACGCGGCGAGCTTCCTCGCCGTGTGGGCGGCACGCGCCAGCTTCGGGCTGCCCTATTTCACAGCCGAGATCAGCGTCGCCCACGATGTCGCGGTGATGAAAGGAAGCCAACTCACCGACCCAGCAGTGGCCGAGTCTGACGTGGTGCGCTACTTCAGCCGCCGCACGCACCGAGGCGCCCCCGAAGCAGCCTTCCGCGCTACCGTCCTGCCGATGAACAGCCTCGTCTCGGCAGAGCCGAGCAGTCTCACACACTGGTTCACCGAGCGGTACGCCCTGTTCGCTAAACGCTTTGGCAAGCTGGTCACGGGCGACATCCACCACCGCCCGTGGCCACTTAGGCCTGCGGAGGCCCGCATTGAGGCGAACACGCTCGTGAGCGCGTGGGGCATCGACCTGCCCGATGTGGCACCGTATGCCCACTACGCTGAAGCCGTGGACGTGGTCGCGTGGCCCCCACGGGTGGTTGGATAG
- a CDS encoding TonB-dependent receptor yields MSRSLLLCLLVGVFYLLGSPLAAQSLTGLVTDLDGEPLPGVNVAVVGTAMGTSTDAAGQFGLDLVPGTYTLAASLVGFETARRPVAIPADAADGDVVSLTIRLATSSVQLDEVLATADRPYSAASSRAVRAFDLGVRPTRSTQDLLRLAPGLVIAQHAGGGKAEQLFLRGFDADHGTDVALAVDGMPVNMVSHGHGQGYADLHFVMPETIEAVDVYKGPYFPGFGNFATAGAVTMTTKDHLDESLVRLEGGSFETGSVTGLVQVPTSGQHQSAYVGGHFQRSDGPFEASQDFQRFNLFGKVHAHLSPASTLAFSAGGYGAGWDASGQVPERAIDDGSITRFGAIDALEGGTTTHQHANLVYTLDGQGGSDSDLRLQAYGIRYGFKLYSNFTLFLENPEQGDMIEQTDDRTLYGLDGQLRFRRTLPFGMSGTTTLATGFRADDATVSLWQSPDRVRARQLVGADIAERNFFLWAQEELVVNRFVRMLVGVRGDYFTFDVEDRMEAFADETGLPHASGYAQQVIVSPKANLVVTPVRGLDLFANAGLGFHSNDARNVVLGQRIADLVQVREQDGLSSEEIEAELTARNYDAAQAEVTTLPRAIGTELGARWTGLGDRLTLGAAAWLLDLEQEYVFVGDAGTTELSGATRRVGIDLEARAQVLPWLALDADVTLSTGRFVDEPADADAIPLAPTRTAQGGIVVRRDGVRGSLRVRHVGDRSANETGSVTAEGATVFDAFAAYRIHDVELSLSVENVFDAAWNEAQFDTESRLSGEASPVSELHFTPGAPRTLRLGVTYLF; encoded by the coding sequence ATGTCACGCTCGCTTTTACTCTGCCTTCTGGTCGGTGTCTTTTACCTGCTCGGATCGCCGCTCGCGGCCCAATCGCTCACCGGTCTTGTGACCGACCTCGACGGCGAGCCGCTTCCAGGCGTCAACGTCGCCGTGGTTGGCACCGCAATGGGTACGAGTACCGATGCAGCCGGGCAGTTCGGCCTCGATCTCGTGCCGGGGACCTACACGCTCGCGGCCAGCCTCGTCGGCTTCGAGACGGCGCGGCGTCCGGTCGCGATCCCGGCGGACGCGGCCGATGGGGACGTCGTCTCGCTCACGATCCGGCTAGCTACCTCGTCGGTGCAGCTCGACGAGGTGCTCGCCACGGCCGACCGGCCCTACTCGGCAGCCTCGTCTCGGGCAGTGCGCGCGTTCGATCTTGGCGTGCGGCCCACCCGCTCGACGCAGGACCTACTGCGGCTCGCGCCTGGCCTCGTCATCGCGCAGCACGCGGGGGGCGGCAAGGCCGAGCAGCTGTTCCTGCGCGGGTTCGACGCTGACCACGGTACCGACGTGGCGCTCGCCGTGGACGGGATGCCGGTGAACATGGTATCGCACGGACACGGGCAGGGCTACGCCGACCTCCACTTCGTGATGCCCGAGACGATCGAGGCCGTGGACGTCTACAAGGGCCCCTACTTCCCTGGCTTCGGCAACTTCGCCACGGCAGGCGCGGTCACGATGACGACCAAGGACCACCTCGACGAGAGCCTCGTGCGGCTGGAGGGCGGCAGCTTCGAGACGGGCAGCGTGACCGGCCTCGTGCAGGTGCCCACGTCCGGACAGCACCAGAGCGCGTACGTCGGCGGCCACTTCCAGCGGTCCGACGGACCGTTCGAGGCGAGCCAGGACTTCCAGCGCTTCAACCTCTTCGGCAAGGTGCATGCCCACCTCTCGCCCGCCTCCACGCTTGCGTTCAGCGCGGGCGGCTACGGGGCCGGGTGGGACGCCTCCGGGCAGGTCCCAGAGCGCGCCATCGACGACGGCAGCATCACGCGCTTCGGGGCCATCGACGCACTCGAAGGCGGCACGACGACGCACCAGCACGCCAACCTCGTCTACACGCTCGACGGCCAGGGCGGGAGCGACAGCGACCTCCGGCTGCAAGCCTATGGCATCCGCTACGGCTTCAAGCTTTACTCGAACTTCACCTTGTTTCTGGAGAACCCAGAGCAGGGCGACATGATCGAGCAAACGGACGACCGCACGCTCTACGGCCTCGACGGGCAACTCCGCTTCCGCCGCACGCTGCCCTTCGGGATGAGCGGCACGACGACGCTCGCCACCGGCTTCCGCGCCGACGACGCGACGGTGTCGCTCTGGCAGAGCCCCGACCGCGTGCGCGCTCGGCAACTCGTCGGCGCCGACATCGCCGAGCGCAATTTCTTTCTGTGGGCACAGGAAGAACTTGTCGTCAACCGCTTCGTGCGGATGCTCGTTGGCGTCCGCGGCGACTACTTCACGTTTGACGTGGAGGACCGCATGGAAGCGTTCGCGGACGAAACCGGCCTGCCGCACGCGTCCGGCTATGCGCAGCAGGTCATCGTCAGCCCGAAGGCCAATCTCGTCGTGACGCCGGTGCGCGGGCTCGACCTGTTCGCCAACGCGGGCCTCGGCTTCCACTCGAACGACGCGCGCAACGTAGTGCTTGGTCAGCGCATCGCGGACCTCGTGCAGGTCCGAGAACAGGACGGGCTATCGTCCGAAGAGATCGAGGCCGAACTGACGGCGCGCAACTACGACGCCGCCCAGGCCGAAGTCACGACGCTCCCACGCGCCATCGGCACCGAACTCGGTGCGCGGTGGACCGGCCTCGGCGACCGTCTCACGCTGGGCGCCGCCGCTTGGCTACTCGATCTGGAGCAGGAATACGTCTTCGTCGGCGACGCAGGCACGACGGAGCTTTCCGGCGCAACGCGGCGCGTAGGTATCGACCTCGAAGCGCGCGCGCAGGTGCTCCCATGGCTCGCCCTCGACGCCGATGTGACGCTCTCCACTGGGCGTTTCGTGGACGAGCCCGCCGACGCTGACGCCATTCCGTTGGCCCCGACCCGCACCGCGCAGGGTGGCATCGTCGTTCGTCGCGACGGCGTCCGGGGCAGCCTCCGCGTCCGGCACGTCGGCGACCGCTCGGCCAACGAGACCGGCAGCGTCACCGCCGAGGGCGCGACCGTTTTCGACGCCTTCGCCGCCTACCGCATCCACGACGTGGAGCTGTCGCTCAGCGTTGAGAACGTGTTCGACGCGGCCTGGAACGAGGCGCAGTTCGACACCGAGTCGCGGCTTTCGGGTGAGGCCTCGCCGGTGTCGGAGTTGCACTTCACGCCCGGCGCGCCGCGCACGCTGCGGCTCGGCGTGACCTATTTGTTCTGA
- a CDS encoding tetratricopeptide repeat protein produces the protein MNRPRMYTLGLVVALIAIAAAVLIALRPSDAPDLASAAEAADALLPSSKFLDAAEAVSFYEAALRADGDNTAYQIALAQAHLQLARTGDETTHVPAAEAALAVALECDPTNVHALLLQGVVLNKLHRFEDARDLADGLLAQYPSLADAHALRIDALVELGEYDEAVAAADLMQSVRPGLPSYARVAYLREHYGDTDGAIAAMRMAVDAGAAGTEERAWAVTELAALYLGKAKVDIARFLYEGVLDERPSFAPAVAGLGHVALVQGDAQASIDYLNQAYRLTPSDGFLELLADAYEVVGDTDAADRTRERVLDGLAAARAMGEIVDMEEADYLLDLDRDVEHALRMAKAQVERRPGHLHANETMAWALLKNGRAAEGIPYIEHALRLNTGDAMVHFRAARVYEAADQTAEAQRHLRIALDGNLHIESGASAEEARRLLASLSGSSAPVRSARLDG, from the coding sequence ATGAATCGCCCCCGTATGTACACGCTCGGCCTCGTCGTCGCGCTCATCGCTATCGCTGCCGCCGTACTTATAGCACTTCGCCCATCCGACGCTCCCGATCTAGCCTCGGCCGCTGAAGCCGCCGATGCCCTCCTTCCCTCCTCGAAATTCCTCGACGCCGCCGAAGCCGTCTCGTTCTACGAGGCCGCACTCCGCGCTGACGGCGACAACACCGCCTACCAGATCGCGCTTGCACAAGCGCACCTCCAACTCGCCCGGACCGGCGACGAAACCACCCACGTCCCCGCCGCCGAGGCTGCACTCGCCGTCGCGCTCGAGTGCGACCCCACCAACGTCCACGCCCTGCTGCTTCAAGGCGTTGTCCTGAACAAGCTGCACCGCTTCGAGGATGCACGCGACCTCGCGGATGGTTTGCTCGCGCAGTACCCATCGCTCGCCGACGCCCACGCCCTCCGCATCGACGCGCTCGTGGAGTTGGGCGAGTACGACGAGGCCGTTGCCGCGGCTGACCTGATGCAGTCGGTGCGCCCAGGCCTCCCGTCCTACGCCCGCGTCGCTTACCTCCGCGAACACTACGGCGACACCGACGGGGCCATCGCCGCGATGCGGATGGCCGTCGATGCCGGGGCCGCAGGCACGGAGGAGCGTGCCTGGGCCGTGACTGAACTCGCCGCGCTCTACCTCGGCAAGGCGAAGGTCGACATCGCGCGCTTCCTCTACGAGGGCGTCCTCGACGAGCGGCCCTCCTTCGCGCCTGCCGTGGCCGGGCTCGGCCACGTCGCACTCGTGCAGGGCGACGCCCAAGCATCCATCGACTATCTCAACCAGGCCTACCGGCTCACCCCGAGCGACGGCTTCCTAGAACTCCTCGCCGACGCCTACGAGGTGGTGGGCGACACCGATGCCGCCGACCGCACCCGTGAGCGCGTCCTCGACGGACTCGCCGCTGCCCGCGCAATGGGCGAGATCGTGGACATGGAAGAGGCCGACTACCTCCTCGACCTCGACCGCGACGTAGAGCATGCGCTCCGCATGGCCAAAGCACAAGTCGAGCGTCGCCCCGGTCACCTCCACGCCAACGAGACGATGGCCTGGGCGCTCCTCAAGAACGGCCGCGCCGCCGAGGGCATCCCCTACATCGAGCACGCGCTGCGCCTGAACACGGGCGATGCGATGGTGCATTTCCGCGCCGCGCGGGTCTACGAAGCCGCCGACCAGACCGCCGAGGCGCAACGCCACCTTCGGATCGCGCTCGACGGCAACCTGCACATCGAGTCGGGGGCATCGGCCGAGGAGGCACGACGGCTGCTGGCTAGCCTCTCCGGCTCCTCGGCACCCGTCCGCTCCGCTCGCCTCGACGGTTAA
- a CDS encoding DUF4331 family protein produces the protein MTRALRRLRAPLAFLGTAALALLLVVAAPQFGDASSHREAPLIANDPLADNTDLYAFVSPDDPETVTIVANYIPLELPEGGPNYVTFGENIAYDIHIKNQASSGPLGSATDDITYRFTFDLTNEDPTTFFNIRLGQQNLKATYTMEKSTNGGASFSTVLSDGIVPPNNIGPRSIEDPTVGLGTTYAQLTQDAIATSSDGVRVFAGPRDDPFFVDLGGIFDVGNVRQEFGSNPSNAAIARDAVAGFNTHAIVLQIPISSLQKDGLSASQADDILDGDFVIGVWASASRPRVTTLSSDGSAPTVSGDLVQVSRLGNPLVNEAVIPIGDKDRWNAVTPYSAEEQEFVQYFANPELALYMGNGAFGAAVPALSGDLVIPTNSYPAVGDVDGDGSDGFNFNNGADGVYDLVEAGVDFTGTAFAVPLQPGLAGPGQPRLADVFPIFYYGVPNLIPYQLATGKTGGPLSAGKPFINNFLPVTAAPDGALYGGDLLRLNMATPTTDRISEEFRVNARQGLIRAAVLGLTAEPFNTTTDVEFIPHMDGFPNGRRLEDDVTTIALQAVGGLVLAAVGLPFDDATAGDYSDLLSPTLLSELGFVAGPTQNDLPLDDTFPYLAAPHNGFSYVKQLTASEPPIANAIDDVGMNVPDGFILEQNYPNPFAPSTTISYRVPEAGDVRLDVFDVQGRFVRTLVDERLTRGTYEVDWDAQDLASGTYVYRLMVDDRTLTTRKATLVR, from the coding sequence ATGACACGTGCTCTCCGCCGACTTCGAGCGCCGCTGGCGTTCCTCGGCACCGCAGCCCTCGCGCTGCTGCTGGTCGTCGCCGCCCCTCAGTTTGGCGACGCCTCCAGTCACCGCGAAGCTCCGCTTATCGCGAACGATCCGCTCGCGGACAACACCGACCTCTACGCGTTCGTCTCCCCGGACGACCCCGAGACGGTCACCATCGTGGCGAACTACATCCCGCTCGAACTGCCTGAGGGCGGTCCGAACTACGTCACGTTCGGCGAGAACATCGCCTACGACATCCACATCAAGAACCAGGCGTCCTCCGGGCCGCTCGGCTCGGCGACGGATGACATCACCTACCGCTTCACCTTCGACCTCACCAACGAGGACCCGACCACGTTCTTCAACATCCGCCTCGGGCAGCAAAACCTGAAGGCGACCTACACGATGGAGAAGAGCACCAACGGGGGCGCTTCGTTCTCGACGGTCCTCTCCGACGGCATCGTGCCTCCGAACAACATCGGGCCGCGCTCCATCGAAGACCCGACCGTCGGGCTGGGCACCACGTACGCGCAACTGACGCAGGACGCCATCGCGACCTCGTCGGACGGCGTGCGCGTGTTCGCCGGGCCGCGTGACGATCCGTTCTTCGTCGACCTCGGCGGCATCTTCGATGTCGGCAACGTGCGGCAGGAGTTCGGGTCGAACCCAAGCAACGCGGCTATCGCGCGCGACGCCGTGGCTGGGTTCAACACCCACGCGATCGTGCTCCAGATCCCGATCTCGTCGCTCCAAAAGGACGGCCTCTCGGCTTCGCAGGCCGACGACATCCTCGACGGCGACTTCGTGATCGGCGTGTGGGCCTCGGCCAGCCGCCCCCGCGTGACGACGCTCTCGTCGGACGGCTCCGCGCCGACCGTCTCGGGCGACCTCGTGCAGGTCTCGCGCCTGGGCAACCCGCTCGTCAACGAAGCCGTCATCCCGATCGGCGACAAGGATCGGTGGAACGCCGTCACGCCCTACAGCGCCGAGGAGCAAGAGTTCGTGCAGTATTTCGCCAACCCAGAGCTCGCACTCTACATGGGCAACGGAGCCTTCGGCGCCGCCGTCCCTGCGCTCAGCGGCGACCTCGTCATCCCGACGAACTCCTACCCCGCCGTGGGCGACGTCGACGGCGATGGCTCCGACGGGTTCAACTTCAACAACGGCGCCGACGGCGTCTACGACCTCGTGGAAGCGGGCGTCGACTTCACCGGGACCGCGTTTGCCGTGCCGCTCCAGCCAGGCCTGGCCGGGCCGGGCCAGCCGCGCCTCGCGGACGTCTTCCCGATCTTCTACTACGGCGTGCCGAACCTCATCCCGTACCAGCTTGCGACGGGCAAGACGGGCGGGCCACTCTCGGCCGGGAAGCCGTTCATCAACAACTTCCTCCCGGTGACGGCAGCGCCAGACGGGGCCCTCTACGGCGGCGATCTGCTCCGCCTCAACATGGCCACGCCGACCACCGACCGCATTTCGGAGGAGTTCCGCGTAAACGCCCGGCAGGGCCTCATCCGCGCCGCCGTGCTCGGCCTCACTGCCGAGCCGTTCAACACGACGACGGACGTGGAATTCATCCCGCACATGGACGGCTTCCCCAACGGCCGCCGCCTGGAGGATGACGTGACGACGATCGCGCTGCAAGCGGTTGGCGGCCTCGTGCTCGCCGCCGTCGGGCTGCCCTTCGACGACGCGACGGCCGGGGACTACTCGGACCTGCTCTCGCCGACGCTGCTCTCCGAACTCGGCTTCGTGGCTGGGCCGACGCAGAACGACCTACCGTTGGACGACACCTTCCCGTATCTCGCGGCTCCGCACAACGGGTTCAGCTATGTGAAGCAGCTCACGGCGTCTGAGCCGCCCATCGCCAACGCCATTGACGACGTGGGCATGAATGTGCCGGACGGCTTCATCCTGGAGCAGAACTACCCGAATCCGTTCGCGCCGTCCACGACGATCTCGTACCGGGTCCCGGAAGCGGGCGACGTGCGCCTCGACGTGTTCGACGTGCAGGGCCGCTTCGTGCGGACGCTCGTGGACGAGCGCCTGACGCGCGGCACCTACGAGGTGGACTGGGACGCCCAGGACCTCGCGAGCGGCACCTATGTCTACCGCCTGATGGTGGACGACCGCACGCTCACGACGCGCAAAGCGACGCTGGTTCGCTAG
- a CDS encoding bifunctional riboflavin kinase/FAD synthetase, protein MLRQFGSPQIRRDDRSVVTTGTFDGVHTGHQAIVEYLVMHARQTGGVATVVSFDPHPREVLAAKPVSLLTTLAERADAFEALGLDRFVVLPFTRDLSLLEPEAYVRDVLIETVGLREIVIGYDHRFGRNRRGDRALLENLGGTHGFTVDVIPEQIVAGVTVSSTKARNALLNDGDAAKATELLGRPYSFAGTVVRGDQRGRTIGFPTANIQPEEARKLIPKPGVYAVWVDHEGTAQGAKQETVRYGGMMNIGYRPTFEDDDAVRIEAHLFDFEGDLYGERLRVHLIARIRDERRFDGIDAIRIQLEGDRAASHAILAG, encoded by the coding sequence TTGCTGCGCCAATTCGGCTCTCCCCAGATCCGCCGCGACGACCGCTCCGTGGTCACCACCGGCACGTTCGACGGCGTCCACACGGGCCACCAAGCCATCGTGGAGTACCTCGTCATGCACGCCCGCCAAACCGGAGGTGTGGCCACCGTTGTCTCGTTCGATCCGCACCCGCGCGAGGTGCTCGCCGCAAAGCCGGTTTCGCTGCTGACAACGCTCGCTGAACGCGCCGACGCCTTCGAAGCACTTGGCCTCGACCGCTTCGTCGTGCTCCCGTTCACGCGCGATCTCTCGCTGCTGGAGCCAGAGGCGTACGTCCGCGACGTGCTCATCGAAACCGTCGGCCTCCGCGAGATCGTGATCGGCTACGACCACCGCTTCGGTCGCAACCGACGCGGCGACCGCGCGCTACTCGAAAACCTCGGTGGCACCCACGGCTTCACGGTCGATGTGATCCCCGAACAGATCGTCGCAGGCGTGACGGTCAGCTCGACGAAGGCCCGCAACGCCCTCCTCAACGACGGCGACGCAGCGAAGGCCACCGAGCTGCTGGGGCGGCCCTACAGCTTCGCGGGCACCGTCGTGCGCGGCGACCAGCGCGGACGGACTATCGGCTTTCCGACGGCCAACATCCAGCCCGAGGAAGCGCGTAAGCTGATCCCGAAGCCGGGCGTCTACGCAGTCTGGGTCGATCACGAGGGGACCGCGCAGGGCGCAAAGCAAGAAACGGTGCGCTATGGAGGCATGATGAACATCGGATATCGCCCCACCTTCGAAGACGACGATGCTGTTCGCATCGAAGCGCACCTCTTCGATTTCGAAGGCGACCTCTACGGCGAGCGGCTCCGCGTACACCTCATCGCCCGCATCCGTGACGAGCGTCGCTTCGATGGGATTGATGCGATCCGGATTCAGCTTGAGGGTGACCGGGCGGCGAGCCATGCGATTCTGGCGGGATAG
- the rpsO gene encoding 30S ribosomal protein S15 produces the protein MITKTRKQELIAQFGANEQDTGKPEVQIAIFTDRIVELTEHMKQNPKDHTSRRGLLKLVGKRRRLLDYLMASDIERYRTIIKELGIRK, from the coding sequence ATGATCACCAAAACACGCAAGCAAGAGCTCATCGCCCAGTTCGGGGCAAACGAGCAGGATACCGGTAAGCCGGAAGTCCAAATCGCCATTTTCACTGACCGCATCGTCGAGCTGACGGAGCACATGAAGCAGAACCCGAAGGACCACACGTCCCGGCGCGGCCTGCTCAAGCTCGTTGGCAAGCGCCGTCGTCTCCTCGACTACCTGATGGCCAGCGACATTGAGCGGTACCGAACCATCATCAAGGAACTGGGCATCCGTAAATAG